aatgatacgagtttaaaaactcgttgtataaacaaggatagttgattaacaagctagacctttaacgcgttgatcgtgaatgcaagacaagagctattgactcacaatcagttctttgaatgggaaacgcgtccaaaacaaagaaaaaaaactgaattataaactataattcgaaatgtaacaaacaagtgttttaatcatccagttggttgtttattccaatcaagaagctgactataaatagccaaaaaccaacagctacaagagctttaaatggctaattaagagccatttaagagcctttaaactggcagttacaagctctaaagcctcctaattcagtcactaaattggaggttacaaaggcttaaaactctccttacaaacagcaataatcaaagctaagtaatgactgaatttaaattggggatttaaacaaatatccctttattaaaccgactttaaccaaagcaattaagaataataagtgcgtacaatctgtttaaacaagcggaccaatgtgattaaacggaccagtttgattaacgtaccaccttgataataaggaccatataacgagctcactcaatccaagtcaccatgtacacaaaatgagccattgaacccaaatcagttttggttccaattgctagcataagactatcactttcatccataaccgtatcaccATGAATGTATTTTAAcgattcatgatcagaatgaAGAACAAAAGCTTGTGGCCTCAAATAGTGACTCCAATGATTAAGAACTCTAACCATAGCATAAAACTCTTTACCATAGGTAAAATAGTTTAATTTGGCGTTGTTAAGCTTCTCACTAAAATAAGCAATAGGCTTGCCACTTTGAATTAAAACAGCTCCAATACCTGTTCCACTAGAGTCACACTCCACTTCAAAAGGTTTAGTAAAATCAGCTAAAGCTAGAATAGGTGTGTTACACATCTTTTCTTTTACTAGTTCAAATGCCTTTTGAGCTGCTTCATTccattgaaattttccatgTTTAGTGCATTCAGTTATAGGAGCTAATAAAGTactgaaattatttataaacctccTATAAAATGAAGCTAAACCATGAAAAGATCTCACCTCAGTGATAGTTTTTGGAACCGGCCAAGAGGAAATCGCCTCCACTTTGGATGGATCCACCTTCATCTGAAATGATGAAGCCAAGAAAACCAATCTCCCTTTGCATTAACGTGCACTTTTCAAGCTTGCCATAGAGTTTTTGCTCTCTTAAAACTTCGAACAGTTGTTGCAAATGATTTAAGTGATCATCCTTGTTAGAACTGTAAACAAGAATATCATCCAAATAGACAACCACGAATTTTCCCAAAAATGGCCTAAGAACTTCATTCATCAATCTCATGAACGTGCTAGGAGCATttgtgagaccaaatggcataacCAGCCACTCATACAACCCATACTTCGTTTTGAAAGCTGTCTTCCACTCATCTCCCTCTCTCATGCATATTTGGTGATACCCACTCCTCAAATCAACCTTCGAAAATACCTTGGAACCACTCAACTCATCTAACATGTCATCCAATCTAGGGAAAGGAACTCTGTATTTTATGGTTATGTTATTCACAGCACGGCTATCAATACACATCCTCCACGTTCCATCTTTTTTTGGCACAAGTAAAGCCGGAACAGCACAAGGGCTTTTACTCTCCCTCACGCAGCCTTTCTTCACTAACTCACTGATTTGGCTTTGTAACTCCTCACTTTCTTTTGGGTTACATCTATAGGAAGGCTTATTTGGAATCGGTGCTCCGGGAATTAGATCAATTTGATGCTCAATTCCACGTTTAGGGGGTAGGCCAGGTGGTAGGTCATTAGGAAACACATCCCTAAATTCCTCTAGTAACTCCCTCAAATTTGGATCCTTTAATCTCCACTCCCTCTTTCACCTCCTTAACAACCAAAATATATACAATCTGGTTGGTCTCCAACTCCCTCTCAAATCTTTTCTCCCCAAAAACACACTCCCACACACTAGGTTTTCTTTTGGTTTAGGTTTTGTGTTTCTGATTTTTGAAGGAGGTA
This sequence is a window from Spinacia oleracea cultivar Varoflay chromosome 1, BTI_SOV_V1, whole genome shotgun sequence. Protein-coding genes within it:
- the LOC130463705 gene encoding uncharacterized protein; protein product: MEEYIKEFEKLSIVCDIEEMEEQKLGRFLGGLNEDVREKVEVYPYLTFDEACKVAIKIDSQKKKSVASYGHYQSACPTKRVMTIRDVEEIEKLEKESLLEMEHDKSESEEEDLCNPEMEGETLLCKLIIDGGSCTNVASTELVEKLELPTTKHPHPYKLKWLDDDSEVRVKNRVLITFSIGNYEDEILCDVIPMTACHILLGRPWQFDRKVIHDGSTNVYKREWRLKDPNLRELLEEFRDVFPNDLPPGLPPKRGIEHQIDLIPGAPIPNKPSYRCNPKESEELQSQISELVKKGCVRESKSPCAVPALLVPKKDGTWRMCIDSRAVNNITIKYRVPFPRLDDMLDELSGSKVFSKVDLRSGYHQICMREGDEWKTAFKTKYGLYEWLVMPFGLTNAPSTFMRLMNEVLRPFLGKFVVVYLDDILVYSSNKDDHLNHLQQLFEVLREQKLYGKLEKCTLMQREIGFLGFIISDEGGSIQSGGDFLLAGSKNYH